The Sediminispirochaeta smaragdinae DSM 11293 genome has a segment encoding these proteins:
- a CDS encoding NAD(P)-dependent oxidoreductase: MAKLGWIGTGVMGKNMCANLIEAGHSLTVYTRTKERARELLEAGAHWAETPAAAAAESEITFSIVGYPADVEDVYLGEKGIFAGAKQGSIAVDMTTSEPSLAERIAEEGKKRGIAVLDAPVSGGDIGARDGKLAIMVGGEKEAFEKVLPYFEVLGENIARMGGPGKGQHTKMSNQILIATTMIGTVESLLYAWRAGMDMNEVIDVIGKGAAGSWSINNLGRRIAKGNFDPGFFIKHFIKDMGIALQEAKRMKLSLPGLSLAHQFYIAASACGYDELGTQGLYKVFERLNGIEA; this comes from the coding sequence ATGGCAAAACTTGGATGGATCGGCACCGGAGTAATGGGTAAGAATATGTGTGCCAACCTGATAGAGGCAGGGCACAGCCTCACCGTCTATACCCGTACAAAAGAGCGAGCCAGGGAACTCCTGGAAGCAGGCGCCCATTGGGCCGAAACCCCTGCTGCCGCGGCCGCCGAATCGGAAATCACCTTCTCCATCGTCGGTTATCCGGCCGATGTTGAGGATGTCTACCTTGGAGAAAAGGGTATCTTTGCCGGCGCGAAGCAAGGCAGCATTGCAGTGGACATGACCACCTCGGAGCCGTCTCTCGCCGAGAGAATCGCCGAAGAAGGGAAGAAACGCGGTATAGCCGTACTGGATGCTCCCGTTTCCGGTGGCGATATCGGGGCCAGGGACGGCAAGCTTGCCATCATGGTCGGGGGTGAAAAGGAAGCCTTTGAAAAGGTTCTCCCCTACTTTGAGGTGCTGGGAGAAAATATCGCCCGTATGGGCGGTCCGGGGAAAGGGCAGCATACCAAAATGAGCAACCAGATCCTCATCGCCACCACGATGATCGGCACCGTCGAGTCCCTGCTCTACGCCTGGCGTGCGGGCATGGATATGAACGAGGTCATCGACGTTATCGGCAAGGGGGCCGCAGGATCATGGTCGATCAACAACCTCGGGCGGCGCATCGCAAAGGGTAACTTCGATCCCGGTTTTTTCATCAAGCACTTCATTAAGGATATGGGAATTGCCCTTCAAGAGGCGAAAAGGATGAAACTATCCCTCCCGGGGCTGAGCCTCGCCCATCAATTCTACATTGCGGCCTCGGCATGCGGTTACGATGAACTGGGAACCCAGGGGCTGTATAAAGTATTCGAGAGGCTGAACGGGATAGAGGCTTAG
- a CDS encoding Crp/Fnr family transcriptional regulator produces MVRISMVGYSVVMEAWMRSTLKRCPLFRGLSNDRFDQISGLLSVGVHSFHAGSQVAFRGDAYEDLLIILSGYLNGEFRDYSGKVLKVETLHAPDTVASAVLFAPENVLPVDLVAVSDVDLISLSRRVVLTLFHKEEQILLNYLSDNGQKLTLLAEKLRFIQFSTIKEKIANYLLDLSKSQGTETPELRITKEKLAEVFGVTRPSLSRGFQQLCDAGVICQEGSLIRLLQRRELEFLVHKEEKQR; encoded by the coding sequence ATGGTACGGATCTCTATGGTCGGCTATAGTGTCGTAATGGAAGCGTGGATGCGATCGACCCTTAAGCGGTGTCCGCTCTTTCGCGGACTTTCAAACGACCGCTTTGATCAAATCTCCGGATTGCTCTCTGTCGGCGTGCACTCTTTTCATGCAGGTTCTCAGGTGGCCTTTCGAGGAGATGCCTATGAAGATCTATTAATTATTCTCTCAGGTTATCTCAACGGTGAGTTCCGTGACTATTCGGGAAAGGTCCTGAAGGTCGAAACGCTCCATGCGCCTGATACGGTAGCGTCGGCGGTGCTGTTTGCTCCCGAGAACGTCTTGCCGGTGGATCTTGTTGCGGTCAGCGATGTGGATCTTATATCGCTTTCCCGCAGAGTGGTCCTTACTTTGTTCCATAAGGAGGAACAGATCCTTCTGAACTATCTTTCCGACAACGGCCAGAAATTGACCCTTCTTGCCGAGAAGCTGCGATTCATTCAGTTTTCAACCATAAAGGAAAAGATTGCAAACTATCTTCTCGATCTGTCGAAGAGTCAGGGTACGGAGACTCCCGAGCTTCGGATTACGAAAGAGAAACTTGCCGAGGTGTTCGGTGTAACCAGGCCCTCTCTTTCCCGGGGATTCCAGCAGCTTTGTGATGCCGGTGTTATCTGCCAGGAAGGAAGCCTTATCCGCCTTTTACAAAGGCGTGAGCTTGAATTTCTTGTACACAAAGAGGAAAAGCAACGATGA
- a CDS encoding 5'-nucleotidase C-terminal domain-containing protein, which yields MRKRKTLLLLLVSVAVLLSSCAGGTYVQKSPETVYDLTVLHTNDHHGHVLKFYDYPAPDNGGLPARATYVKQVRQEVPNLLVLDAGDVNTGMPESNFFNAEPDFIGYSYIGYDAMTLGNHEFDNPKEVLAAQMEESNFPFLSANIRDANGKLIATPYIIKEYDGFKVAIFGLTTKETATIGNPQIVADLTFEDEVETAKALVPELKKKADIVIALVHMGIYDDGREGLGSRWLARNVDGIDMIIDGHSHTFLEKPMVENGTYIVSAKQWGLYVGRADIKIQNMKIVDFSWKPVPINLKTREKKADGSSVFHYVDKEIPEDAQLLAMLTPYADKVEAALAEEIGTAADVFPNETVRQEETALGDLVADSMKWYAEKMNLDVDFAINNGGGIRETLPTGTITKKTIYQILPFDNSVYVITMKGSDLKGLFDYIPTVVGAGAYPQVSDGISYTIDLAAGEVKDLLIGGKPLDPNATYKIATNSYMATGGDGYVVFKNASQGYDTSMFQRDATIEYIQQLDGAIVPEIAGRVKIIK from the coding sequence ATGCGAAAACGAAAGACATTGCTCCTGCTTCTGGTGTCTGTTGCGGTGCTGCTTTCATCCTGCGCCGGGGGGACTTACGTCCAAAAGTCACCCGAGACGGTGTACGACCTTACGGTGCTGCACACCAACGACCACCACGGTCACGTCCTGAAATTCTACGACTACCCTGCTCCGGATAACGGAGGGCTTCCGGCACGGGCGACCTATGTCAAGCAGGTTCGTCAGGAGGTGCCGAATCTACTGGTACTGGATGCCGGGGATGTGAACACCGGTATGCCCGAGTCGAATTTTTTTAACGCCGAACCCGATTTTATCGGCTACAGTTACATCGGCTACGATGCAATGACCCTCGGAAACCATGAGTTCGACAATCCGAAAGAGGTCCTTGCCGCCCAGATGGAAGAGTCGAACTTCCCCTTCCTTTCGGCAAACATAAGAGATGCCAATGGTAAGCTTATCGCCACTCCCTACATCATCAAGGAATACGACGGCTTCAAGGTTGCCATCTTCGGTCTCACCACAAAGGAAACCGCAACCATTGGAAATCCGCAGATCGTGGCCGATCTCACCTTCGAAGACGAGGTTGAAACGGCAAAGGCTCTGGTTCCCGAGCTGAAGAAAAAGGCCGATATCGTCATCGCCCTGGTCCACATGGGGATCTATGATGACGGCAGAGAAGGCCTGGGTAGCCGCTGGCTTGCCAGGAATGTGGATGGCATCGATATGATCATCGACGGTCACAGCCACACCTTTCTTGAAAAGCCCATGGTAGAGAACGGAACCTATATCGTTTCGGCAAAGCAGTGGGGGCTTTACGTCGGAAGAGCCGACATCAAGATCCAGAACATGAAAATCGTCGACTTCTCCTGGAAACCGGTGCCCATCAATCTGAAGACACGGGAGAAAAAGGCGGACGGCAGCTCGGTATTCCACTATGTGGACAAGGAGATCCCCGAGGATGCGCAGCTCCTGGCCATGCTTACCCCCTATGCGGATAAGGTTGAAGCCGCCCTTGCCGAAGAGATCGGAACAGCGGCGGATGTCTTCCCCAACGAGACGGTAAGACAGGAAGAAACAGCCTTGGGTGACCTGGTTGCCGATTCCATGAAATGGTACGCCGAAAAGATGAACCTCGATGTCGATTTTGCCATCAATAACGGTGGAGGCATCAGGGAAACCCTTCCCACAGGAACCATAACGAAAAAGACCATCTACCAGATTCTTCCCTTCGACAACTCGGTTTATGTGATCACCATGAAGGGTAGCGATCTCAAGGGCCTCTTCGATTACATCCCCACGGTTGTCGGAGCGGGAGCATACCCCCAGGTATCCGACGGCATTAGCTATACCATTGATCTTGCAGCAGGTGAGGTGAAAGATCTCCTGATAGGAGGAAAGCCCCTCGATCCGAACGCCACCTACAAGATCGCGACCAACAGTTACATGGCAACGGGAGGAGACGGCTATGTGGTCTTCAAGAATGCCTCCCAAGGCTACGACACCTCGATGTTCCAGAGAGACGCAACCATCGAATATATTCAGCAGCTCGACGGAGCGATAGTCCCGGAAATTGCCGGCCGCGTGAAGATTATCAAGTAG
- the gatC gene encoding Asp-tRNA(Asn)/Glu-tRNA(Gln) amidotransferase subunit GatC: protein METRELYETASLARLSLGEEEAAVLAEEVGRLLEYVSRMQEVDIEGLEPTTHALSEEPILRNDEVHGENLSDSLLDNAPELEDRFIVIPNVL from the coding sequence ATGGAAACACGGGAACTTTACGAAACAGCGTCCCTTGCCCGGCTCTCCCTCGGGGAGGAAGAAGCCGCCGTTCTGGCCGAAGAGGTCGGAAGGCTTCTGGAATATGTTTCCCGTATGCAAGAAGTCGACATAGAGGGACTGGAACCCACCACTCATGCTCTTTCCGAAGAGCCAATTCTCCGCAATGACGAGGTGCACGGGGAGAATCTGTCAGATTCTCTCCTGGATAATGCCCCGGAACTGGAAGACCGGTTCATCGTCATCCCCAATGTGCTGTAA
- the alr gene encoding alanine racemase yields MNNSENNHPLRRTQAEVDLDLLSKNIRTLWNRSGCEGYLLLLKANAYGHGSIACAKMAEELGVTFGGVAAYQEVRFLRSAGVRLPLLLLEDLFDDEIAPAFDADVSFSVSSLAYAEKVARVAEKAGKVGKVHLNVDTGMGRLGCFPDELMKVAGYVHHSRWLALEGLFSHFPSSDEGDLSVPTAQIELFSRLDRELEAAGIRPKWRHFANSGAVIDFPAASSFDMIRPGVSSFGIYPSKEVTHDVGLFRVLSLKSAILSIRTFPKGAKIGYGSTFVTERESRIAVVPIGYGDGYVRAFSNNSDVLVHGRRVPVVGRISMDMITVDLTDLPESVATGDEAVLVGEQAWEDRSGEIDAEDLAARIGTISYEVTCLLTARVPRVFFRDGKAVAVQEMSEHFYREY; encoded by the coding sequence ATGAACAACAGTGAAAACAACCATCCCCTACGAAGAACCCAGGCAGAAGTCGACCTCGATCTTCTTTCGAAAAATATTCGTACCCTCTGGAACCGTTCCGGTTGTGAGGGCTACCTTCTCCTTTTGAAGGCCAATGCCTATGGCCACGGCTCCATCGCCTGCGCAAAGATGGCGGAAGAGCTCGGTGTCACCTTTGGCGGTGTGGCCGCCTATCAGGAGGTGCGTTTCCTGAGAAGTGCAGGGGTCCGGCTTCCTCTTTTGTTACTTGAAGATCTTTTCGATGATGAAATTGCCCCGGCCTTTGACGCGGATGTAAGCTTTTCGGTCTCGTCACTTGCCTATGCCGAAAAGGTGGCAAGGGTTGCAGAAAAGGCGGGAAAGGTCGGAAAGGTCCACCTCAATGTGGATACGGGTATGGGACGGCTTGGCTGTTTTCCCGATGAGTTGATGAAGGTTGCCGGGTACGTACATCATAGCCGGTGGCTCGCTCTGGAGGGGCTCTTTTCCCACTTTCCTTCCTCGGATGAGGGAGACCTTTCCGTTCCGACGGCACAGATAGAGCTATTTTCGCGTCTCGACAGGGAGCTTGAGGCAGCAGGTATCAGGCCGAAATGGCGGCACTTTGCCAACAGCGGTGCTGTTATCGATTTCCCTGCGGCCTCCTCCTTTGATATGATCCGGCCCGGTGTCTCTTCCTTCGGTATCTATCCCAGCAAAGAGGTTACCCATGACGTAGGGCTGTTTCGGGTCTTGTCGCTCAAAAGTGCGATCTTGTCCATACGGACCTTCCCGAAGGGTGCAAAGATCGGCTACGGTTCGACCTTTGTGACCGAACGGGAAAGCCGCATCGCCGTTGTTCCCATCGGTTATGGTGACGGCTACGTCAGGGCTTTTTCGAACAATAGCGATGTTCTTGTTCATGGGCGTCGGGTTCCCGTGGTCGGTCGAATTTCTATGGATATGATTACCGTTGATCTTACGGATCTTCCCGAGTCGGTCGCTACTGGGGATGAGGCTGTTTTGGTGGGAGAACAGGCCTGGGAGGATAGAAGCGGTGAGATCGATGCCGAAGACCTTGCTGCGCGGATCGGGACAATCAGCTATGAGGTGACCTGTCTCCTCACCGCCAGGGTACCCCGCGTCTTTTTCAGAGATGGCAAGGCCGTGGCGGTGCAGGAGATGTCGGAACACTTTTACCGGGAGTACTAA
- the hcp gene encoding hydroxylamine reductase, with protein MFCFQCQETAGNKGCTVRGVCGKQGSTADLQDLLIYSLKGCAWCAKKLGHWEKLQPDLGLFTVRSLFATITNANFDDNRISVLLEESCGRLEKLQKGLDDATFTKAPACARYAADMPHPGSGILEEENEDVRSLRELAIYGLKGIAAYTDHAAVLGVEDTEHYHTIISLLADLAVERDQEKLIDLVMATGKAAVKAMELLDKANTSTYGNPEITQVDIGVRNNPGILISGHDLKDLEELLQQSEGSGVDIYTHSEMLPAHYYPAFRAYAHFAGNYGGSWWHQNKEFESFNGPILMTTNCIIPVKESYKDRIYTTGMAGYPGVRHIPDREKGGRKDFSSIIEQAKSCPPPTELETGSITGGFAHAQTLALADKIVDAVKRGAIGRFVVMAGCDGRQKGRSYFTELAEALPDNAVILTAGCAKYRYLKLNLGDIDGIPRVLDAGQCNDSYSLAIIALKLKEAFGLEDLNQLPISFDLAWYEQKAVAVLLGLLYLGFKGIRLGPTLPAFLSPNVASILVKNFDIKPIADVQSDLPAIMAGT; from the coding sequence ATGTTTTGTTTTCAATGCCAGGAAACCGCAGGGAACAAGGGATGTACGGTTCGCGGTGTTTGCGGAAAGCAGGGATCGACGGCCGATCTTCAGGACCTTCTCATCTATTCACTAAAAGGCTGCGCATGGTGTGCGAAAAAACTCGGCCACTGGGAAAAGCTTCAGCCTGATCTCGGCCTCTTTACGGTACGCTCGCTTTTTGCCACCATCACCAACGCCAATTTCGACGACAACAGGATATCTGTCCTGCTCGAAGAAAGCTGCGGAAGGCTGGAGAAATTACAGAAAGGCCTTGACGATGCCACCTTTACCAAGGCTCCGGCTTGCGCACGTTATGCCGCCGATATGCCCCACCCCGGCTCCGGTATCCTCGAAGAAGAGAATGAGGATGTACGGTCCCTCCGGGAACTGGCAATCTACGGCCTCAAGGGAATCGCGGCCTATACCGACCACGCGGCCGTTCTCGGAGTGGAAGATACAGAACACTACCACACGATCATCTCCCTGCTTGCAGACCTCGCCGTGGAACGGGACCAGGAAAAGCTTATCGACCTTGTCATGGCAACCGGTAAAGCAGCGGTCAAGGCGATGGAACTTCTGGACAAAGCAAATACTTCGACCTATGGAAACCCGGAGATCACTCAGGTCGATATCGGCGTACGGAACAATCCCGGTATCCTCATATCCGGCCACGACCTGAAAGACCTGGAAGAGCTGTTGCAGCAAAGCGAAGGCAGCGGCGTCGACATCTATACCCACAGTGAAATGCTGCCCGCACACTACTATCCGGCCTTTCGGGCATACGCACACTTTGCAGGCAACTACGGCGGCAGCTGGTGGCATCAAAATAAGGAATTCGAATCCTTCAACGGCCCTATTCTGATGACCACAAACTGCATCATCCCGGTCAAAGAAAGCTACAAAGATCGTATCTACACAACAGGGATGGCAGGCTACCCGGGCGTGCGCCACATCCCCGACAGAGAAAAAGGCGGGCGGAAAGACTTCTCCTCCATCATAGAACAGGCCAAAAGTTGTCCTCCTCCGACAGAGCTGGAAACCGGAAGCATCACCGGCGGCTTTGCCCATGCCCAGACCCTTGCGCTGGCCGATAAGATCGTCGACGCGGTCAAAAGGGGGGCCATAGGCCGCTTTGTGGTCATGGCAGGCTGCGACGGACGGCAAAAGGGCAGATCATACTTTACCGAACTGGCCGAGGCCCTTCCCGACAACGCCGTTATCCTCACGGCCGGCTGTGCAAAATACCGCTACCTGAAACTGAATCTTGGAGATATCGATGGCATCCCCAGGGTCCTGGACGCAGGCCAGTGCAACGACTCCTACAGCCTTGCAATCATCGCACTGAAGCTGAAAGAAGCCTTCGGACTGGAGGACCTCAACCAGCTTCCCATCAGCTTTGATCTTGCCTGGTATGAACAGAAAGCCGTAGCCGTTTTGCTCGGACTGCTTTACCTCGGCTTCAAAGGCATACGCCTGGGGCCGACGCTTCCCGCCTTTCTGAGCCCGAATGTCGCAAGCATACTGGTGAAAAACTTCGACATAAAACCGATTGCAGATGTCCAATCCGATCTTCCAGCCATTATGGCGGGAACCTAA
- the creD gene encoding cell envelope integrity protein CreD, with amino-acid sequence MKAGRYGVKLIVILILLILFAIPLRMVRQIVKERESRSREAAEDVIDSWGGRSTISGPYLLIPVYRFEETRSVEGKPVQQKIERTALFFPDSLNVDIHAETEKRSRGIFSVPVYNASILLEGSFRLEELNERLSGYTIDEEGIRIGLSLGELSGIRAIDEAMFGDTKLTLEPMGTDILLQGNRITAPVGLTVKALKDSMPYRFRLRIGGGQSISILPVARQTEVAMRSDWENPSFFGSALPVRHDGGDAEPGFSALWSISHLSRNLPHFGFISDLRSEEIDIEGFGVKFLNPDDPYPKNERSVTYAWLFLIVPFAAFFVFEAVKGEAVHPVQYLLTGCADIVFYLLLLSLSEHIPFFTAYMLAALGGSLLIAAYASAVLGSKTSGITLGGIIIIAYAYLMVVLTSEDYALLLGSIGLFIALALIMFLTRNVSWYDTPLNREAAGRMVDRGKRRRSKWQNLDGSAPE; translated from the coding sequence ATGAAAGCAGGAAGATATGGAGTAAAGTTGATTGTCATTCTTATTCTCCTCATACTTTTTGCCATTCCCTTGAGAATGGTCCGGCAAATCGTCAAGGAACGTGAGTCCCGCAGTCGGGAAGCGGCGGAGGACGTGATCGATTCCTGGGGAGGAAGAAGCACCATAAGCGGACCCTATCTCCTAATCCCCGTCTACCGGTTCGAAGAGACACGGAGTGTAGAAGGAAAGCCTGTTCAGCAGAAGATCGAGCGCACCGCCCTCTTTTTTCCGGACAGCCTGAATGTGGATATCCATGCGGAAACAGAGAAACGCAGCCGGGGTATCTTCTCTGTTCCGGTATACAATGCATCGATCCTGCTGGAGGGAAGCTTTCGGCTGGAGGAGCTGAACGAACGACTTTCCGGTTACACCATCGACGAGGAAGGAATCCGCATAGGTCTGAGTCTGGGAGAGCTTAGCGGTATCAGGGCAATCGACGAAGCCATGTTCGGGGATACCAAACTGACATTGGAGCCGATGGGTACCGATATCCTTCTCCAGGGAAACAGGATTACGGCCCCGGTAGGGCTCACAGTCAAGGCCCTGAAAGATTCCATGCCCTACCGTTTCAGGCTTCGTATCGGAGGAGGCCAGAGCATCAGCATCCTCCCCGTTGCCCGGCAAACCGAGGTTGCTATGCGTTCGGACTGGGAGAATCCCAGCTTCTTCGGATCAGCCTTGCCGGTCCGACACGACGGAGGGGATGCTGAACCGGGGTTTTCCGCCTTGTGGAGCATCAGCCACCTGAGCAGAAACCTGCCGCACTTTGGTTTCATCTCCGATCTGCGCTCGGAAGAGATAGACATTGAGGGCTTCGGCGTGAAATTTCTCAACCCGGATGATCCGTATCCCAAGAACGAACGATCGGTAACATATGCCTGGCTCTTTCTCATTGTGCCCTTCGCTGCCTTTTTCGTGTTTGAAGCCGTAAAGGGAGAAGCCGTTCATCCCGTGCAGTATCTTCTTACCGGTTGTGCGGATATCGTCTTTTATCTTCTCCTTTTGAGCCTCTCCGAACATATCCCCTTTTTCACGGCATATATGCTTGCGGCTTTGGGTGGCTCTCTTCTTATTGCAGCCTATGCATCGGCGGTGCTCGGCAGCAAAACATCAGGGATCACCCTTGGAGGGATAATCATCATCGCCTATGCATATCTCATGGTGGTCTTAACCTCCGAGGACTACGCGCTCCTCCTCGGTTCCATAGGCCTCTTCATCGCCCTTGCCCTCATCATGTTCCTCACCCGCAATGTCTCCTGGTACGACACCCCCTTGAATAGAGAGGCCGCCGGGCGTATGGTAGATAGAGGAAAAAGGAGGAGGAGCAAATGGCAAAACTTGGATGGATCGGCACCGGAGTAA
- a CDS encoding response regulator transcription factor — protein sequence MNEAKRIAIVDDEEALTATLAFAFRREGFEIELFHDGAAAWQHFSQRLPHLIVLDIMMPKMDGLTLCKLLRSEGMQVPIIFLSSRDDEIDRLLGFESGGDDYLSKPFSVRELLARVRAVLRRSSTVADGELPSTVDVGDLQIDVSSARCFFGDHSVPLTLTELRILLSLLELPGGIKSREQLMAAAFPEDLYANERAVDSHIKRIRKKMTALGLPYDPLETVYGMGYRFTSTGSRR from the coding sequence ATGAACGAGGCAAAACGGATTGCCATTGTCGATGATGAAGAGGCCCTTACCGCAACGCTCGCCTTTGCTTTCCGCAGGGAAGGCTTTGAAATCGAGCTCTTTCATGATGGAGCGGCAGCCTGGCAACATTTTTCACAGAGGCTTCCCCATCTTATTGTCCTTGATATCATGATGCCGAAGATGGATGGTCTTACATTGTGTAAGCTGCTGCGAAGCGAGGGGATGCAAGTGCCCATCATTTTCCTTTCTTCACGGGATGATGAGATCGACCGGCTTCTCGGTTTCGAGTCGGGGGGCGACGACTACCTTTCAAAGCCCTTTTCGGTCAGGGAATTACTGGCCAGGGTGCGAGCCGTGCTCCGCCGGAGTTCCACGGTGGCGGATGGGGAGCTTCCCTCCACAGTCGATGTCGGAGACCTGCAGATTGATGTATCATCCGCTCGCTGTTTTTTCGGCGATCATAGTGTCCCCCTCACCCTGACGGAGCTTCGAATACTGCTCTCGTTGCTGGAACTGCCGGGGGGGATCAAGAGTAGGGAACAGCTGATGGCTGCTGCCTTTCCCGAGGATCTCTATGCGAACGAGCGGGCCGTCGATAGCCATATCAAACGGATACGAAAAAAGATGACGGCCCTCGGCCTTCCCTACGATCCGCTGGAGACGGTCTACGGCATGGGCTACCGCTTTACCTCGACTGGGAGTCGCCGGTGA
- a CDS encoding sensor histidine kinase has protein sequence MRRISFRLLIFNLLLVFLPLGSMLYLKTYERQLLETQERAMVQEGRMLASAVADRAIQDEGLRILANLAGRMESRIRIVGQDGTLLADSAVDSPVSRDETMQAAGRDYEKQESGRQAFLYRLVVPPVNRLRELCARLLFPPSPRFESAEYYSGKSVLDGPEVRLALSGRYGASTRISSGGQRSVTLYSAIPIYASSGNVRGAVVVSRSTYRILENLYRIRLDIIVISLYSFAAALSISLILSFTITRPLRRLKDRAEELLSVRNDLASAFRDGFPALKRRDEIGDLGRALAELWGRLEKRIGDIDDFTSDTLHELKNPLSAIRSAAEVASSEADREGTSELSVFFRTILRSVARIDRLLGELREIGRIDAGIDDPSAEALDVESLVTRLEEIYRCHKRIISKEVELHIDNRLSGRSILINPERMLQLVGNLLDNALDFASSRVDLSLFPLGERNVGIRVEDDGPGIDPADAPHLFSRFFSVRERRGEHSGLGLSICRAIAERCGGRVVLEENPEENKEEGASFLVVLPASF, from the coding sequence GTGAGGCGAATTTCTTTCCGCCTGCTGATATTCAACCTCCTCCTTGTATTTCTTCCCCTCGGAAGCATGCTTTACCTGAAGACCTACGAGAGGCAACTTCTTGAAACCCAGGAACGGGCGATGGTGCAGGAGGGGCGGATGCTTGCATCGGCAGTGGCCGATAGAGCCATACAGGATGAGGGCCTGCGCATCCTTGCCAATCTCGCAGGGAGAATGGAATCGAGGATCAGAATTGTGGGCCAAGATGGCACACTGCTTGCCGACTCTGCTGTCGATTCCCCTGTTTCCCGGGATGAAACGATGCAAGCGGCCGGTCGCGATTACGAAAAACAGGAATCGGGGAGGCAGGCTTTTTTGTATCGCCTTGTGGTGCCTCCCGTCAACAGACTCCGGGAACTGTGTGCGCGCCTTTTGTTTCCTCCGTCGCCTCGCTTCGAATCGGCAGAGTATTACAGCGGGAAAAGCGTGCTCGACGGGCCTGAGGTGCGTTTGGCCCTCTCCGGTAGGTACGGAGCAAGTACCCGAATTTCCTCGGGCGGGCAGCGTTCGGTTACCCTCTATTCCGCCATTCCCATCTATGCTTCCTCCGGTAACGTGAGGGGGGCGGTCGTTGTCAGCCGTTCTACCTATCGAATTCTCGAGAATCTTTACCGCATTCGCCTCGACATTATCGTCATATCACTCTATTCCTTTGCCGCTGCACTATCCATCAGCCTTATCCTCTCCTTTACCATTACCAGACCGCTCAGAAGGCTCAAGGATCGTGCCGAAGAGCTTCTTTCTGTGCGGAACGATCTTGCCTCTGCGTTTCGGGATGGATTTCCAGCCCTGAAGCGGCGTGATGAAATAGGCGATCTGGGGCGGGCCCTGGCCGAGCTGTGGGGACGTCTGGAAAAACGGATAGGGGACATCGACGACTTTACCTCCGACACCCTCCACGAATTGAAAAATCCTCTCTCCGCCATACGGAGTGCTGCGGAGGTGGCCTCCTCAGAGGCCGATCGGGAAGGAACGAGTGAGCTTTCTGTTTTTTTCCGGACCATCCTTAGATCCGTGGCCAGGATCGATCGGCTTTTGGGGGAACTCAGGGAGATCGGCAGGATCGATGCGGGTATAGACGACCCTTCTGCCGAGGCGCTGGATGTGGAATCCCTGGTTACGCGCCTGGAAGAGATATATCGCTGTCATAAAAGAATTATTTCCAAAGAGGTCGAGTTGCATATCGACAATCGCCTTAGCGGTCGTTCCATCCTGATCAATCCCGAGCGAATGCTTCAGCTGGTTGGGAATCTTCTTGACAACGCCCTTGACTTTGCCTCTTCCCGTGTCGATCTTTCGCTATTTCCCCTTGGTGAGAGGAATGTCGGCATCAGGGTTGAGGATGATGGTCCGGGGATCGATCCTGCCGATGCTCCCCATCTCTTTTCCCGCTTCTTTTCCGTTCGGGAACGTCGGGGCGAGCATTCCGGCCTCGGGCTCTCCATTTGCCGTGCCATTGCCGAAAGATGCGGAGGACGCGTTGTGCTGGAAGAAAATCCGGAAGAAAATAAGGAGGAAGGAGCCTCTTTCCTTGTTGTTCTTCCCGCTTCCTTCTGA